In Chaetodon trifascialis isolate fChaTrf1 chromosome 6, fChaTrf1.hap1, whole genome shotgun sequence, one DNA window encodes the following:
- the ap1b1 gene encoding AP-1 complex subunit beta-1 isoform X5, producing the protein MKWEGTKAITAPTTPVTENRQFGSKMTDSKYFTTTKKGEIFELKAELNSDKKEKKKEAVKKVIASMTVGKDVSALFPDVVNCMQTDNLELKKLVYLYLMNYAKSQPDMAIMAVNTFVKDCEDPNPLIRALAVRTMGCIRVDKITEYLCEPLRKCLKDEDPYVRKTAAVCVAKLHDINAQLVEDQGFLDTLKDLISDSNPMVVANAVAALSEIAESHPNSNLLDLNPQTINKLLTALNECTEWGQIFILDCLANYTPRDDRESQSICERVTPRLSHANSAVVLSAVKVLMKFMEMLPKDLDYYGTLLKKLAPPLVTLLSAEPELQYVALRNINLIVQRRPEILKHEMKVFFVKYNDPIYVKLEKLDIMIRLASQANIAQVLAELKEYATEVDVDFVRKAVRAIGRCAIKVEQSAERCVSTLLDLIQTKVNYVVQEAIVVIKDIFRKYPNKYESVIATLCENLDSLDEPEARAAMIWIVGEYAERIDNADELLESFLEGFHDESTQVQLQLLTAIVKLFLKKPTETQELVQQVLSLATQDSDNPDLRDRGYIYWRLLSTDPVAAKEVVLAEKPLISEETDLIEPTLLEELICHIGTLASVYHKPPSAFVEGSRGVQHKRLPGSAGSGESVDSPDTGSAAGVSEAPPAVIPSQGDLLGDLLNLDLTPPTATGPPPAPSSGMQMGAMDLLGGGLDSLLGGDLGGSPAMGAGFGAPAAAMPATFSAPVSGGLDDLFDLGGGVGMPMGAYSPPKTVWLPAMKAKGLEISGTFARRAGVIQMEMTLTNKAMSVMTDFAIQFNRNSFGLAPAGPLQVLTPLSPNQSIEVALPLSTVGPVMKMEPLSNLQVAVKNNIDVFYFSCQYPISMLFVEDGKMERQVFLATWKDIPNDNESQFQIKDCHLSSDAASSKLQGSNVFTIAKRTVEGQDMLYQSMKLTNGIWVLAELRVQAGNPNYTVSLKCRAPEVSQCVFQSYEAMLKN; encoded by the exons ATGAAGTGGGAGGGGACGAAGGCCATCACAGCCCCTACTACGCCTGTCACG GAGAATCGACAATTTGGATCCAAGATGACGGACTCCAAGTACTTCACCACCACCAAGAAAG GTGAGATCTTTGAGCTCAAAGCAGAGCTTAACAGCGataagaaagagaagaagaaggaggctGTGAAGAAGGTCATTGCTTCTATGACAGTTGGAAAGGATGTTAG TGCTCTGTTCCCAGATGTTGTGAACTGCATGCAGACGGACAACCTGGAGCTGAAAAAGCTGGTCTACCTCTACCTGATGAACTATGCCAAGAGTCAGCCAGACATGGCTATCATGGCTGTTAACACCTTTGTAAAG GACTGTGAAGACCCTAACCCTCTAATCCGGGCCCTTGCTGTTCGTACAATGGGCTGCATCCGTGTGGACAAGATCACAGAGTACCTCTGTGAGCCGCTGAGGAAATGTCTGAAGGATGAAGACCCCTACGTGAGGAAGACGGCCGCTGTGTGTGTAGCAAAGCTGCATGATATCAACGCCCAGTTGGTCGAGGACCAAGGCTTCCTGGACACCCTTAAAGACCTCATATCGGACTCCAACCCCATG GTTGTAGCAAACGCAGTGGCTGCGCTGTCTGAGATAGCAGAGTCTCACCCAAACAGTAATCTACTGGACCTGAACCCTCAGACCATCAACAAGCTGCTGACAGCTTTAAATGAGTGTACAGAGTGGGGACAGATATTCATTCTTGACTGCCTGGCCAATTACACACCTCGTGATGATCGTGAGTCCCAAAG CATCTGTGAGCGTGTGACCCCGCGGCTCTCGCATGCAAACTCTGCAGTGGTGTTGTCAGCGGTTAAAGTTTTAATGAAGTTCATGGAAATGCTGCCCAAAGACTTGGACTACTACGGCACCCTGCTGAAGAAGCTCGCCCCTCCGCTGgtcactctcctctctgctgagcCTGAGCTGCAATATGTGGCCCTCAGAAACATCAACCTCATCGTACAGAGACG CCCAGAGATCCTGAAGCACGAGATGAAGGTTTTCTTTGTAAAGTACAATGACCCAATCTATGTCAAACTGGAGAAGCTGGACATCATGATTCGCCTAGCATCCCAAGCCAACATTGCCCAG GTCCTGGCTGAGCTGAAGGAGTACGCCACTGAGGTGGATGTGGACTTTGTCCGTAAAGCGGTCAGAGCTATTGGCCGCTGTGCCATCAAAGTAGAG CAATCAGCAGAGCGCTGTGTGAGCACACTGCTCGACCTCATCCAAACCAAGGTTAATTATGTGGTGCAGGAGGCCATTGTGGTCATCAAGGACATCTTCCGCAAGTACCCCAACAA GTATGAGAGTGTGATTGCCACTCTGTGTGAAAACCTGGACTCCCTGGATGAGCCGGAGGCACGCGCCGCCATGATCTGGATTGTGGGAGAGTACGCCGAGCGCATCGACAACGCCGATGAGCTGCTGGAGAGCTTTTTGGAGGGTTTCCACGATGAAAGCACTCAG GTGCAGCTGCAGCTACTGACGGCAATCGTCAAGTTGTTCCTGAAAAAGCCTACGGAGACACAGGAGCTAGTACAGCAGGTGTTGAGCCTTGCTAcacag GACTCTGATAACCCAGACCTCAGAGACCGCGGGTACATCTACTGGCGTCTGCTGTCCACAGACCCTGTGGCTGCTAAGGAGGTGGTTCTGGCCGAGAAGCCGCTGATCTCTGAGGAGACAGATCTGATTGAGCCCAcgctgctggaggagctcatCTGCCACATTGGTACTCTGGCCTCTGTCTACCACAAGCCTCCCAGTGCCTTTGTTGAGGGCAGCCGTGGTGTTCAGCACAAGAGACTCCCTGGCAGTGCTGGATC TGGAGAGAGTGTTGACAGCCCAGATacaggctctgctgctggagtttcTGAGGCGCCCCCTGCCGTCATCCCATCCCAGGGAGACCTCCTGGGAGATCTGCTTAATCTGGACCTGACGCCTCCTACTGCCACCGGACCACCACCAGCCCCCTCCTCTGGGATGCAGATGGGTGCTATGGACCTTCTTGGAGGTGGACTGGACAGCCTG CTTGGTGGAGACCTTGGAGGAAGTCCTGCT ATGGGGGCTGGTTTTGGTGCACCTGCAGCTGCAATGCCAGCCACTTTCAGTGCCCCTGTCAGCGGCGGTCTGGATGACCTGTTTGATCTGGGAGGTGGAGTTGGTATGCCCATGGGAGCCTACAGCCCCCCTAAAACA GTTTGGCTTCCAGCCATGAAGGCCAAGGGTCTGGAGATATCTGGCACGTTTGCCCGCCGAGCTGGGGTCATCCAAATGGAGATGACCCTCACTAATAAAGCTATGAGTGTCATGACTGATTTTGCCATCCAGTTTAACAGGAACAG CTTTGGTCTCGCTCCAGCTGGTCCACTCCAGGTTCTCACCCCTCTTAGCCCAAACCAGAGTATTGAAGTGGCCCTTCCCCTCAGCACTGTCGGACCTGTCATGAAGATGGAGCCTCTCAGTAACCTGCAG GTGGCTGTTAAGAACAACATTGACGTATTCTACTTCAGCTGCCAGTACCCCATCAGCATGCTGTTTGTAGAGGACGGGAAGATGG AGCGACAGGTGTTCCTCGCCACATGGAAAGACATTCCTAATGACAATGAGTCCCAGTTTCAGATCAAAGACTGCCATCTCAGCTCAG ATGCAGCCTCCAGCAAACTGCAGGGTAGCAACGTCTTCACCATAGCCAAGCGTACAGTGGAGGGTCAGGACATGCTGTATCAGTCCATGAAACTCACCAATGGCATCTGGGTGCTGGCTGAGCTGAGGGTGCAGGCAGGAAATCCAAACTACACG
- the ap1b1 gene encoding AP-1 complex subunit beta-1 isoform X6: MQEWANQLCENRQFGSKMTDSKYFTTTKKGEIFELKAELNSDKKEKKKEAVKKVIASMTVGKDVSALFPDVVNCMQTDNLELKKLVYLYLMNYAKSQPDMAIMAVNTFVKDCEDPNPLIRALAVRTMGCIRVDKITEYLCEPLRKCLKDEDPYVRKTAAVCVAKLHDINAQLVEDQGFLDTLKDLISDSNPMVVANAVAALSEIAESHPNSNLLDLNPQTINKLLTALNECTEWGQIFILDCLANYTPRDDRESQSICERVTPRLSHANSAVVLSAVKVLMKFMEMLPKDLDYYGTLLKKLAPPLVTLLSAEPELQYVALRNINLIVQRRPEILKHEMKVFFVKYNDPIYVKLEKLDIMIRLASQANIAQVLAELKEYATEVDVDFVRKAVRAIGRCAIKVEQSAERCVSTLLDLIQTKVNYVVQEAIVVIKDIFRKYPNKYESVIATLCENLDSLDEPEARAAMIWIVGEYAERIDNADELLESFLEGFHDESTQVQLQLLTAIVKLFLKKPTETQELVQQVLSLATQDSDNPDLRDRGYIYWRLLSTDPVAAKEVVLAEKPLISEETDLIEPTLLEELICHIGTLASVYHKPPSAFVEGSRGVQHKRLPGSAGSGESVDSPDTGSAAGVSEAPPAVIPSQGDLLGDLLNLDLTPPTATGPPPAPSSGMQMGAMDLLGGGLDSLMGDESEPLGGDLGGSPAMGAGFGAPAAAMPATFSAPVSGGLDDLFDLGGGVGMPMGAYSPPKTVWLPAMKAKGLEISGTFARRAGVIQMEMTLTNKAMSVMTDFAIQFNRNSFGLAPAGPLQVLTPLSPNQSIEVALPLSTVGPVMKMEPLSNLQVAVKNNIDVFYFSCQYPISMLFVEDGKMERQVFLATWKDIPNDNESQFQIKDCHLSSDAASSKLQGSNVFTIAKRTVEGQDMLYQSMKLTNGIWVLAELRVQAGNPNYTVSLKCRAPEVSQCVFQSYEAMLKN, translated from the exons ATGCAGGAATGGGCGAATCAGTTATGC GAGAATCGACAATTTGGATCCAAGATGACGGACTCCAAGTACTTCACCACCACCAAGAAAG GTGAGATCTTTGAGCTCAAAGCAGAGCTTAACAGCGataagaaagagaagaagaaggaggctGTGAAGAAGGTCATTGCTTCTATGACAGTTGGAAAGGATGTTAG TGCTCTGTTCCCAGATGTTGTGAACTGCATGCAGACGGACAACCTGGAGCTGAAAAAGCTGGTCTACCTCTACCTGATGAACTATGCCAAGAGTCAGCCAGACATGGCTATCATGGCTGTTAACACCTTTGTAAAG GACTGTGAAGACCCTAACCCTCTAATCCGGGCCCTTGCTGTTCGTACAATGGGCTGCATCCGTGTGGACAAGATCACAGAGTACCTCTGTGAGCCGCTGAGGAAATGTCTGAAGGATGAAGACCCCTACGTGAGGAAGACGGCCGCTGTGTGTGTAGCAAAGCTGCATGATATCAACGCCCAGTTGGTCGAGGACCAAGGCTTCCTGGACACCCTTAAAGACCTCATATCGGACTCCAACCCCATG GTTGTAGCAAACGCAGTGGCTGCGCTGTCTGAGATAGCAGAGTCTCACCCAAACAGTAATCTACTGGACCTGAACCCTCAGACCATCAACAAGCTGCTGACAGCTTTAAATGAGTGTACAGAGTGGGGACAGATATTCATTCTTGACTGCCTGGCCAATTACACACCTCGTGATGATCGTGAGTCCCAAAG CATCTGTGAGCGTGTGACCCCGCGGCTCTCGCATGCAAACTCTGCAGTGGTGTTGTCAGCGGTTAAAGTTTTAATGAAGTTCATGGAAATGCTGCCCAAAGACTTGGACTACTACGGCACCCTGCTGAAGAAGCTCGCCCCTCCGCTGgtcactctcctctctgctgagcCTGAGCTGCAATATGTGGCCCTCAGAAACATCAACCTCATCGTACAGAGACG CCCAGAGATCCTGAAGCACGAGATGAAGGTTTTCTTTGTAAAGTACAATGACCCAATCTATGTCAAACTGGAGAAGCTGGACATCATGATTCGCCTAGCATCCCAAGCCAACATTGCCCAG GTCCTGGCTGAGCTGAAGGAGTACGCCACTGAGGTGGATGTGGACTTTGTCCGTAAAGCGGTCAGAGCTATTGGCCGCTGTGCCATCAAAGTAGAG CAATCAGCAGAGCGCTGTGTGAGCACACTGCTCGACCTCATCCAAACCAAGGTTAATTATGTGGTGCAGGAGGCCATTGTGGTCATCAAGGACATCTTCCGCAAGTACCCCAACAA GTATGAGAGTGTGATTGCCACTCTGTGTGAAAACCTGGACTCCCTGGATGAGCCGGAGGCACGCGCCGCCATGATCTGGATTGTGGGAGAGTACGCCGAGCGCATCGACAACGCCGATGAGCTGCTGGAGAGCTTTTTGGAGGGTTTCCACGATGAAAGCACTCAG GTGCAGCTGCAGCTACTGACGGCAATCGTCAAGTTGTTCCTGAAAAAGCCTACGGAGACACAGGAGCTAGTACAGCAGGTGTTGAGCCTTGCTAcacag GACTCTGATAACCCAGACCTCAGAGACCGCGGGTACATCTACTGGCGTCTGCTGTCCACAGACCCTGTGGCTGCTAAGGAGGTGGTTCTGGCCGAGAAGCCGCTGATCTCTGAGGAGACAGATCTGATTGAGCCCAcgctgctggaggagctcatCTGCCACATTGGTACTCTGGCCTCTGTCTACCACAAGCCTCCCAGTGCCTTTGTTGAGGGCAGCCGTGGTGTTCAGCACAAGAGACTCCCTGGCAGTGCTGGATC TGGAGAGAGTGTTGACAGCCCAGATacaggctctgctgctggagtttcTGAGGCGCCCCCTGCCGTCATCCCATCCCAGGGAGACCTCCTGGGAGATCTGCTTAATCTGGACCTGACGCCTCCTACTGCCACCGGACCACCACCAGCCCCCTCCTCTGGGATGCAGATGGGTGCTATGGACCTTCTTGGAGGTGGACTGGACAGCCTG ATGGGGGATGAGTCTGAGCCG CTTGGTGGAGACCTTGGAGGAAGTCCTGCT ATGGGGGCTGGTTTTGGTGCACCTGCAGCTGCAATGCCAGCCACTTTCAGTGCCCCTGTCAGCGGCGGTCTGGATGACCTGTTTGATCTGGGAGGTGGAGTTGGTATGCCCATGGGAGCCTACAGCCCCCCTAAAACA GTTTGGCTTCCAGCCATGAAGGCCAAGGGTCTGGAGATATCTGGCACGTTTGCCCGCCGAGCTGGGGTCATCCAAATGGAGATGACCCTCACTAATAAAGCTATGAGTGTCATGACTGATTTTGCCATCCAGTTTAACAGGAACAG CTTTGGTCTCGCTCCAGCTGGTCCACTCCAGGTTCTCACCCCTCTTAGCCCAAACCAGAGTATTGAAGTGGCCCTTCCCCTCAGCACTGTCGGACCTGTCATGAAGATGGAGCCTCTCAGTAACCTGCAG GTGGCTGTTAAGAACAACATTGACGTATTCTACTTCAGCTGCCAGTACCCCATCAGCATGCTGTTTGTAGAGGACGGGAAGATGG AGCGACAGGTGTTCCTCGCCACATGGAAAGACATTCCTAATGACAATGAGTCCCAGTTTCAGATCAAAGACTGCCATCTCAGCTCAG ATGCAGCCTCCAGCAAACTGCAGGGTAGCAACGTCTTCACCATAGCCAAGCGTACAGTGGAGGGTCAGGACATGCTGTATCAGTCCATGAAACTCACCAATGGCATCTGGGTGCTGGCTGAGCTGAGGGTGCAGGCAGGAAATCCAAACTACACG
- the ap1b1 gene encoding AP-1 complex subunit beta-1 isoform X7 codes for MQEWANQLCENRQFGSKMTDSKYFTTTKKGEIFELKAELNSDKKEKKKEAVKKVIASMTVGKDVSALFPDVVNCMQTDNLELKKLVYLYLMNYAKSQPDMAIMAVNTFVKDCEDPNPLIRALAVRTMGCIRVDKITEYLCEPLRKCLKDEDPYVRKTAAVCVAKLHDINAQLVEDQGFLDTLKDLISDSNPMVVANAVAALSEIAESHPNSNLLDLNPQTINKLLTALNECTEWGQIFILDCLANYTPRDDRESQSICERVTPRLSHANSAVVLSAVKVLMKFMEMLPKDLDYYGTLLKKLAPPLVTLLSAEPELQYVALRNINLIVQRRPEILKHEMKVFFVKYNDPIYVKLEKLDIMIRLASQANIAQVLAELKEYATEVDVDFVRKAVRAIGRCAIKVEQSAERCVSTLLDLIQTKVNYVVQEAIVVIKDIFRKYPNKYESVIATLCENLDSLDEPEARAAMIWIVGEYAERIDNADELLESFLEGFHDESTQVQLQLLTAIVKLFLKKPTETQELVQQVLSLATQDSDNPDLRDRGYIYWRLLSTDPVAAKEVVLAEKPLISEETDLIEPTLLEELICHIGTLASVYHKPPSAFVEGSRGVQHKRLPGSAGSGESVDSPDTGSAAGVSEAPPAVIPSQGDLLGDLLNLDLTPPTATGPPPAPSSGMQMGAMDLLGGGLDSLLGGDLGGSPAMGAGFGAPAAAMPATFSAPVSGGLDDLFDLGGGVGMPMGAYSPPKTVWLPAMKAKGLEISGTFARRAGVIQMEMTLTNKAMSVMTDFAIQFNRNSFGLAPAGPLQVLTPLSPNQSIEVALPLSTVGPVMKMEPLSNLQVAVKNNIDVFYFSCQYPISMLFVEDGKMERQVFLATWKDIPNDNESQFQIKDCHLSSDAASSKLQGSNVFTIAKRTVEGQDMLYQSMKLTNGIWVLAELRVQAGNPNYTVSLKCRAPEVSQCVFQSYEAMLKN; via the exons ATGCAGGAATGGGCGAATCAGTTATGC GAGAATCGACAATTTGGATCCAAGATGACGGACTCCAAGTACTTCACCACCACCAAGAAAG GTGAGATCTTTGAGCTCAAAGCAGAGCTTAACAGCGataagaaagagaagaagaaggaggctGTGAAGAAGGTCATTGCTTCTATGACAGTTGGAAAGGATGTTAG TGCTCTGTTCCCAGATGTTGTGAACTGCATGCAGACGGACAACCTGGAGCTGAAAAAGCTGGTCTACCTCTACCTGATGAACTATGCCAAGAGTCAGCCAGACATGGCTATCATGGCTGTTAACACCTTTGTAAAG GACTGTGAAGACCCTAACCCTCTAATCCGGGCCCTTGCTGTTCGTACAATGGGCTGCATCCGTGTGGACAAGATCACAGAGTACCTCTGTGAGCCGCTGAGGAAATGTCTGAAGGATGAAGACCCCTACGTGAGGAAGACGGCCGCTGTGTGTGTAGCAAAGCTGCATGATATCAACGCCCAGTTGGTCGAGGACCAAGGCTTCCTGGACACCCTTAAAGACCTCATATCGGACTCCAACCCCATG GTTGTAGCAAACGCAGTGGCTGCGCTGTCTGAGATAGCAGAGTCTCACCCAAACAGTAATCTACTGGACCTGAACCCTCAGACCATCAACAAGCTGCTGACAGCTTTAAATGAGTGTACAGAGTGGGGACAGATATTCATTCTTGACTGCCTGGCCAATTACACACCTCGTGATGATCGTGAGTCCCAAAG CATCTGTGAGCGTGTGACCCCGCGGCTCTCGCATGCAAACTCTGCAGTGGTGTTGTCAGCGGTTAAAGTTTTAATGAAGTTCATGGAAATGCTGCCCAAAGACTTGGACTACTACGGCACCCTGCTGAAGAAGCTCGCCCCTCCGCTGgtcactctcctctctgctgagcCTGAGCTGCAATATGTGGCCCTCAGAAACATCAACCTCATCGTACAGAGACG CCCAGAGATCCTGAAGCACGAGATGAAGGTTTTCTTTGTAAAGTACAATGACCCAATCTATGTCAAACTGGAGAAGCTGGACATCATGATTCGCCTAGCATCCCAAGCCAACATTGCCCAG GTCCTGGCTGAGCTGAAGGAGTACGCCACTGAGGTGGATGTGGACTTTGTCCGTAAAGCGGTCAGAGCTATTGGCCGCTGTGCCATCAAAGTAGAG CAATCAGCAGAGCGCTGTGTGAGCACACTGCTCGACCTCATCCAAACCAAGGTTAATTATGTGGTGCAGGAGGCCATTGTGGTCATCAAGGACATCTTCCGCAAGTACCCCAACAA GTATGAGAGTGTGATTGCCACTCTGTGTGAAAACCTGGACTCCCTGGATGAGCCGGAGGCACGCGCCGCCATGATCTGGATTGTGGGAGAGTACGCCGAGCGCATCGACAACGCCGATGAGCTGCTGGAGAGCTTTTTGGAGGGTTTCCACGATGAAAGCACTCAG GTGCAGCTGCAGCTACTGACGGCAATCGTCAAGTTGTTCCTGAAAAAGCCTACGGAGACACAGGAGCTAGTACAGCAGGTGTTGAGCCTTGCTAcacag GACTCTGATAACCCAGACCTCAGAGACCGCGGGTACATCTACTGGCGTCTGCTGTCCACAGACCCTGTGGCTGCTAAGGAGGTGGTTCTGGCCGAGAAGCCGCTGATCTCTGAGGAGACAGATCTGATTGAGCCCAcgctgctggaggagctcatCTGCCACATTGGTACTCTGGCCTCTGTCTACCACAAGCCTCCCAGTGCCTTTGTTGAGGGCAGCCGTGGTGTTCAGCACAAGAGACTCCCTGGCAGTGCTGGATC TGGAGAGAGTGTTGACAGCCCAGATacaggctctgctgctggagtttcTGAGGCGCCCCCTGCCGTCATCCCATCCCAGGGAGACCTCCTGGGAGATCTGCTTAATCTGGACCTGACGCCTCCTACTGCCACCGGACCACCACCAGCCCCCTCCTCTGGGATGCAGATGGGTGCTATGGACCTTCTTGGAGGTGGACTGGACAGCCTG CTTGGTGGAGACCTTGGAGGAAGTCCTGCT ATGGGGGCTGGTTTTGGTGCACCTGCAGCTGCAATGCCAGCCACTTTCAGTGCCCCTGTCAGCGGCGGTCTGGATGACCTGTTTGATCTGGGAGGTGGAGTTGGTATGCCCATGGGAGCCTACAGCCCCCCTAAAACA GTTTGGCTTCCAGCCATGAAGGCCAAGGGTCTGGAGATATCTGGCACGTTTGCCCGCCGAGCTGGGGTCATCCAAATGGAGATGACCCTCACTAATAAAGCTATGAGTGTCATGACTGATTTTGCCATCCAGTTTAACAGGAACAG CTTTGGTCTCGCTCCAGCTGGTCCACTCCAGGTTCTCACCCCTCTTAGCCCAAACCAGAGTATTGAAGTGGCCCTTCCCCTCAGCACTGTCGGACCTGTCATGAAGATGGAGCCTCTCAGTAACCTGCAG GTGGCTGTTAAGAACAACATTGACGTATTCTACTTCAGCTGCCAGTACCCCATCAGCATGCTGTTTGTAGAGGACGGGAAGATGG AGCGACAGGTGTTCCTCGCCACATGGAAAGACATTCCTAATGACAATGAGTCCCAGTTTCAGATCAAAGACTGCCATCTCAGCTCAG ATGCAGCCTCCAGCAAACTGCAGGGTAGCAACGTCTTCACCATAGCCAAGCGTACAGTGGAGGGTCAGGACATGCTGTATCAGTCCATGAAACTCACCAATGGCATCTGGGTGCTGGCTGAGCTGAGGGTGCAGGCAGGAAATCCAAACTACACG